The Methylocystis bryophila genome contains the following window.
GCAGCCGGTCTAGAGCGAATTCTCATGTCCAAAAGTTGATCGACTCTTGCGGAATCGGCTCTAGACCACGCTGCATTCAGGCGGACTGAATGCAGAAAGCGTGATCGATTCTAGAAGTTAGAGCGCAATTTGTGCGAAAAGCCGGTTTCCACTTTTTCGCGTCGCGCCAAGTCAAAAAGTTAGAGCATGTCATGACCGGAAAACCGCTTCGCACTTTTCCGTGACATGCCCTAAGTTGCAGACGATGGCTTGTGAGCCTCGAGGAGGAGCGCATGGGGATATCCGTTCATCAATTCATTTGCCTGACCGACAATTTCGGCCTGCTCGCTCGCGACGAGGAAACGGGCGCCGTCGCTTCGATCGATGCGCCGGACGGTGAGGCGATCGCTAGGGAAGCGGGCCGCATCGGCTGGCCGTTGACGGACGTCTGGCTTACCCATCATCACCTCGACCATATCGAGGGCGTTCCCGCTTTGCGTCAGGCTTTTTCAGGACTCCGCGTCGTCGGCGCGCGCCGGGACGAGCATCGCCTAGGCCGCCTCGACCTCCTAGTTGAGGATGGCGATCATGTGATGCTCGGGAATTCCAGCGCTCGCGTCATCGACGTCTGCGGGCACACCAGAGGCCACATTGCCTATTACTTTGCGGAAGACGAGATCGTGTTCGTCGGCGACACGCTGTTCTCGCTCGGGTGCGGCAAGGTATTCGAGGGCAGCATGGCGGAGATGTATGACTCGCTTCAAAAGCTCGCCGATCTTCCCGACGAGACGCGCGTATATTGTGGCCATGAGTACACGCAGACCAATGCGCGATTCGCCCTGACCGTGGATCCGGAAAATCCCCTGCTCGCTCAGCGAGCGAAAGAGGTAGATCGGCTACGGACACAAGGATGCGCCACGCTGCCGACGACGATCGGGCTCGAGCGCGCGACCAACCCATTTCTGCGCGCGGACGATCCTTTGGTTCGGCGCGCGATCGGAATGAGCGAGGGCGAGCCGGTGCAGGTCTTCACCAAGATTCGCGAGATGAAGAGCGCTTTTCGCGGGTGAGAGCTGTCGCCTCAGTATAACGGCTGACCATCTCCAGCCTTCTCTCGGGCGCCGTGCCGCTCTTGAAACCCGTGGCTTTCTTGGGATCCGCGGCCTTCGGCGGGGCTGTGCTTTCCAGCGAGGCGTTCTGCCGCCGCCAGCGCGACGGTCGAGAAGACGAAGGTCAAATGGATGCCGATATAAAAATAGAGGTCGCGATCCGAGGTCTCGCGGACGTCGATAAAGGACTCGAGCAGTCCGATCGCCGTGATCGCGACGATCGTGCTCAAGAGCTTCATTTTCAATTGCCAGAAGTCGATATCGCCCATCCAGCTCGGCCAGGTGCTCCGGTCGTCGCTTGTGACGCGCGAGATGAAATTCTCATAGACCGAGATCGTCACAATGACGATCAGCGCGCTGGTCAGCGTGATGTCGACCAGATTTAAGACCGTCAACGCAGCATGATCGTCCTGCCCATTGGCGAGGAGAAAAACCAGGGTTAGGGCTTTCTTGGCGCCCTTGTAGATAAGGGCCAGCTGAGTCGCCGTCAGCAGCACGAGAAAGGGCGCAAGGAGCCAGCGCGTAAGGAGCAGGTAGGATTCGAACAGCCGCTTCAACATGAATCGATTGCTTTCAGCCGTTGGAAGAGTTTCTGTGGCGCCGAGAAATGGCTCAGGCGACCGTTTCCGCGAAGCCCTTGCGGATCTCAGCTTCCTTCAGCTTGCGGCCGATGAAGACAAGCCGCGTGCTGCGCTTTTCATCCTCTCGCCACGCGCGCTGCAGATCGCCGTCGAGTATCATGTGCACGCCCTGAAACACAAATTGTCGAGGCTCGTTCTTGAAGGAGACGATGCCCTTGCAACGCAGAATGTCGGGGCCGTCGCGCTGCGTCAGCTCCTCGAGCCAAGGCACGAAGCGCTCGGGATCAACGTCGCCCTCATGGCGGATCGAGACGGACTGCATGTCTTCATCATGATAGGCCTTCAGCGTCGGGCGTTCCTGCTGCTCCGCATGGCTGTGATGATGGTGATCGTGATCGTGGTGGTCGTGCCCGCAATCCGGACCGCAGGCGTGATCGTGATGGTGATCGTCGTGCGCGTGATCGCCGGCCGCGAGGAAATTTGGCTCGATTTCCATGATCCTCGAGAGGTCGAAGGCGTTGCGCTCCAGCACCGCCTCGAGCGGCACGGCCGCTTTTACCGTCCGATGAATTACGGCGTAAGGATTGATCCCACGGATGCGCGCCTCGATTTCCGACAATTCGTCGGGCGCGACGAGATCCGTTTTGTTGAGGATCACGACGTCGGCGAAGGCGATCTGATTCTTCGCCTCCGGGGCATCCTGGAGACGCGCCAGGAGAAATTTCGCGTCGGCGAGCGTCACGACGGCGTCGAGCCGCGCGGCGTCTTTCACGTCGGCGTCGACGAAGAAGGTTTGAGCGACGGGGGCGGGGTCGGCCAATCCGGTTGTCTCGACGACGATAGCGTCGAATTTGCCTCGACGGCGCATCAGGCCTTCGATGATGCGAATGAGATCGCCGCGCACGGTGCAACAGATGCAGCCGTTGTTCATTTCGAATATTTCCTCGTCCGCGCCCACGACGAGGTCGTTGTCAATGCCGATTTCTCCGAACTCGTTAACGATGACCGCGTAGCGACGGCCGTGCGGCTCGGTGAGAATGCGGTTGAGCAGAGTGGTTTTTCCGGCCCCCAGATAGCCGGTGATGACGGTGACGGGAATCTTGTCGTTCAAGTCATCTCTCCAAGGCGCCGGACGAGGAGGCGGGTCGGCGCGCCGCTCTTTATAGCGGGTTCGGAGAGAGAAACGGCGTTCGCCTCAATTTTTTTCGCACATGAAAAAAGACCCGGACGCCGCGCGGGCTCCGGGTCGGAAAGGCGGGAGCGAGAGACACCCATGTGGCGCGACCCTACGGGCGGCGCAAGCGGGCAGCAGCCTTCGGTCGGCGTGAACCGTCAAACGGCGACCCAGGAGGTGATGGCGAGCGTGATGGCGGCTGAGGCGGCCAAAATAGCGAGAATGGCGGTGGGAGCGTTCATCGACGTTTCTCGAATTGTTCAAGGGCCGGCCCTGACCCTCACGGACCAAGGCGCCGCCGCGCGTCGGGGGAATTCCCGGACCTTTTCGCGCCGCGGGGCGTAAAAAGTTGAGTCTCAAGCTTTTACGTTGCGACAAAATAACGCATGGAGTCGCCATTGAGTTCAAGGCGAAAATATGTTGCGCCGCCGAGCGCTTAAGTCGCGCGTTGCGGCCGCGCTGACGCCGTTCCTTCATACGCTTCCACCTCTTGGGTAGATATCGCGGCGCAATGACGATTTTTACATAGATCGGCCGCGCTTCAGCTGCTGGCGGACATTCCGCGCTCTCGAATGCGCGGCGAGCGCCTTGTTAAGCTCGCCTGCGTCAAAAGCCAGTCTTGACATGCGCGCTCACTTCGAACGGGCCCAAGGAGGCAACGGCGCTCGGCGTCGCGCAGGCGGTCGTCAAAGGGCGAGCCGTCGGTGCAGTCGTTGCGCAGCGTGACCTCGATTTTTCTGCGCTGCGCGACGACGTCGCGAAGCCGCGCGCTCTTCTTCGCCAGGCGCATCGCCCTTCAGGAAGCGGCAATTGAGGCCGAGAATCGCGCCCTCGCCATAGCGAGTCATGCGCTGGGAGCAGCGCGCGCCACGACGCGGCGAGCCTGTTCGCAGGCATTGCACTTCGCAGAAATGCTAAGTTTAAACAGCTGGTTAGCTCGGCAACGAAGATCTATCTTGGGCATTCCGCTCGCGCGCGTTGGCGAGTCGCGCAGCCAACTTGTTGAACGCGCGATAATGCTTATTTTTGCCACAGGAGCAAAATGCAGTTTAAGATGGCGGCAAGCCCATCTGGCGGTTCGTCTCAATGGAGGCGACGCGTTCGGCATGTCCGGGAGACAGAGGATGAATCCCAAATTGAAAAAATTCGCGCCTTGGATCCTGATCGGCGCGCTCACCGCGCTCGGGATCTATCTCGCGCTGGATCAGCGCGGGCAGCGCACATCGATCCGCGACATCACCTATAGCGAGCTGCTGATCCAAATCGACGAAGGCCGCGTTCACGACGTGACGATCTCCGGCAACGAGATCACCGGCCACTTCAACGACAACCGCAGTTTCGCGACTTATGCGCCAAACGACCCGGACCTCGTCTCGAAGCTCGAGACCAAGAAGGTGCAGATTTCGGCCAGGCCGTCGGGCGACGTGAACGGCTTCTGGATGACGCTGTTGCTCAACGCCTTGCCGCTCGTGCTGTTCATCGGCCTGTGGATTTACATGTCCCGCCAGATGCAGGGCGGCATGGGCGGCCGGGCCATGGGCTTTGGCAAGTCGAAGGCGAAGCTTCTGACGGAGTCGCAGGGCCGCGTGACCTTTGAGGACGTCGCCGGCGTCGACGAGGCCAAGGAGGATTTGCAGGAGATCGTCGAGTTCCTGCGCGATCCGCAGAAGTTCCAGCGGCTCGGCGGCCGCATTCCGCGCGGCGTGCTGCTCGTCGGTCCGCCCGGCACCGGCAAGACGCTGCTCGCGCGCGCCATTGCGGGCGAGGCGAATGTGCCCTTCTTCACGATCTCGGGCTCGGACTTCGTCGAGATGTTCGTGGGCGTCGGCGCCTCGC
Protein-coding sequences here:
- the gloB gene encoding hydroxyacylglutathione hydrolase, coding for MGISVHQFICLTDNFGLLARDEETGAVASIDAPDGEAIAREAGRIGWPLTDVWLTHHHLDHIEGVPALRQAFSGLRVVGARRDEHRLGRLDLLVEDGDHVMLGNSSARVIDVCGHTRGHIAYYFAEDEIVFVGDTLFSLGCGKVFEGSMAEMYDSLQKLADLPDETRVYCGHEYTQTNARFALTVDPENPLLAQRAKEVDRLRTQGCATLPTTIGLERATNPFLRADDPLVRRAIGMSEGEPVQVFTKIREMKSAFRG
- a CDS encoding YqhA family protein is translated as MLKRLFESYLLLTRWLLAPFLVLLTATQLALIYKGAKKALTLVFLLANGQDDHAALTVLNLVDITLTSALIVIVTISVYENFISRVTSDDRSTWPSWMGDIDFWQLKMKLLSTIVAITAIGLLESFIDVRETSDRDLYFYIGIHLTFVFSTVALAAAERLAGKHSPAEGRGSQESHGFQERHGAREKAGDGQPLY
- a CDS encoding CobW family GTP-binding protein: MNDKIPVTVITGYLGAGKTTLLNRILTEPHGRRYAVIVNEFGEIGIDNDLVVGADEEIFEMNNGCICCTVRGDLIRIIEGLMRRRGKFDAIVVETTGLADPAPVAQTFFVDADVKDAARLDAVVTLADAKFLLARLQDAPEAKNQIAFADVVILNKTDLVAPDELSEIEARIRGINPYAVIHRTVKAAVPLEAVLERNAFDLSRIMEIEPNFLAAGDHAHDDHHHDHACGPDCGHDHHDHDHHHHSHAEQQERPTLKAYHDEDMQSVSIRHEGDVDPERFVPWLEELTQRDGPDILRCKGIVSFKNEPRQFVFQGVHMILDGDLQRAWREDEKRSTRLVFIGRKLKEAEIRKGFAETVA